A window from Synechococcus sp. RSCCF101 encodes these proteins:
- a CDS encoding acetate/propionate family kinase has translation MEPADLVLVINLGSSSLKAALVAPDGSRPWQLNRSLADPGASASGSVETTIQRALDTWLAADLAPWRDHIALAGHRVVHGGERFTATTAIDGTVLTALEALSPLAPLHNPPALAGIRWLQTWAPERPQFACFDTAFHSSLPPEAATYALPERLRRQGLRRFGFHGINHQHVAERCAGVWREQGRDPDQLRLISAHLGAGCSLAAVAAGRCIDTTMGYTPLDGLVMATRSGSLDPGLLIQLLRSGMAVEELEHTLQHDSGLRGLSGGCADMRQLRERAVSGDPPAELAIGVFRQQLLRQLGAMAASLGGIDMIALTGGIGEHDRALQAELQARLGWLRGCQWLVVPADEEGMIARLCRRTAG, from the coding sequence GGAACCGGCCGACCTGGTTCTGGTCATCAACCTGGGCAGCTCGAGCCTGAAGGCCGCCCTTGTGGCGCCGGACGGCTCCCGGCCCTGGCAGCTCAACCGCAGCCTGGCGGATCCAGGCGCCTCAGCCTCCGGATCCGTGGAGACCACCATCCAGCGGGCCCTGGACACCTGGCTGGCGGCGGATCTGGCGCCGTGGCGGGATCACATCGCCCTGGCTGGTCACCGGGTGGTGCACGGCGGTGAGCGGTTCACAGCCACCACCGCGATCGACGGGACCGTGCTCACCGCCCTGGAGGCCCTCAGCCCCCTGGCCCCGCTGCACAATCCGCCGGCCCTGGCCGGGATCCGCTGGCTGCAGACCTGGGCACCGGAGCGGCCCCAGTTCGCCTGCTTCGACACGGCCTTCCACAGCAGCCTCCCCCCGGAAGCGGCCACCTACGCCCTGCCGGAACGGCTGCGGCGGCAGGGCCTGCGCCGCTTCGGCTTCCACGGCATCAACCACCAGCATGTGGCCGAGCGCTGCGCCGGGGTCTGGCGGGAGCAGGGCCGGGACCCGGACCAGCTGCGCCTGATCAGCGCCCACCTCGGCGCCGGCTGCTCCCTGGCGGCGGTCGCCGCCGGCCGCTGCATCGACACCACCATGGGCTACACCCCACTGGACGGGCTGGTGATGGCCACCCGCAGCGGCTCGCTGGACCCCGGCCTGCTGATTCAGCTGCTGCGGAGCGGCATGGCGGTGGAGGAGCTGGAGCACACGCTCCAGCACGACTCCGGCCTCAGGGGCCTCTCCGGCGGCTGCGCCGACATGCGGCAGCTGAGGGAGCGCGCCGTCAGCGGTGATCCGCCGGCCGAGCTGGCGATCGGGGTGTTTCGTCAGCAGCTGCTGCGGCAGCTGGGCGCCATGGCGGCCAGCCTGGGGGGGATCGACATGATCGCCCTCACCGGCGGCATCGGCGAACACGACCGGGCGCTCCAGGCGGAGCTGCAGGCGCGGCTGGGCTGGCTGCGTGGCTGTCAGTGGCTCGTGGTGCCCGCCGACGAGGAGGGAATGATCGCCAGGCTCTGTCGCCGGACCGCCGGCTAG
- a CDS encoding DUF47 domain-containing protein, which produces MSQERPRLFGRTRFLVGQIDDFLDKLAEGAVLFERGLQSLIEHGLDENTRAKADQLQALKERCKELRRNVSNTLVSEMLIPDFRGDVLSLLSMLFGLLDVMGHTYMEFLIEHEGISETTAVDRTLAATDRADAASDDPRRLRQLYLDLVGVVVKSVLAAVAGSRAFFRSPAAVQEHINAIRIYENEADGIALRLKRQVFASSLSLERKLHLRDAIDVIDAIANLAEDISDELAVDAIKREL; this is translated from the coding sequence ATGTCCCAGGAACGTCCACGCCTGTTCGGCCGCACCCGCTTCCTGGTGGGCCAGATCGACGACTTCCTCGACAAGCTGGCCGAGGGCGCCGTGCTGTTCGAGCGTGGCCTGCAGAGCCTGATCGAGCACGGTCTGGATGAGAACACCCGGGCCAAGGCCGATCAGCTGCAGGCCCTGAAGGAACGCTGCAAGGAACTGCGCCGCAACGTCTCGAACACGCTGGTGAGCGAGATGCTCATCCCCGACTTCCGCGGTGATGTGCTCAGCCTGCTCTCGATGCTGTTCGGGCTGCTCGATGTGATGGGACACACCTACATGGAGTTCCTGATCGAGCACGAGGGCATCAGCGAGACCACCGCCGTGGACCGCACCCTGGCCGCCACCGATCGGGCGGACGCCGCCTCGGACGACCCGCGCCGCCTGCGGCAGCTCTACCTGGACCTGGTCGGTGTGGTGGTCAAGAGCGTGCTCGCCGCTGTGGCGGGCTCCCGCGCCTTCTTCCGCAGCCCCGCCGCGGTGCAGGAGCACATCAACGCCATCCGCATCTACGAAAACGAAGCCGATGGCATCGCCCTGCGACTCAAGCGGCAGGTCTTCGCCTCGTCCCTCAGCCTGGAGCGGAAGCTGCACCTGCGCGACGCGATCGATGTGATCGATGCCATCGCCAACCTCGCCGAGGACATCAGCGATGAGCTGGCGGTGGATGCGATCAAGCGCGAGCTCTGA
- a CDS encoding endo-1,4-beta-xylanase, translating into MRRRQLLMALALGALSAPVLMGQAGSGAPALNDLARGAGRLWGAAVSSAQLDDPNLRRLLLAQVGLIVAENEMKWETLQPQPGVFRFTAADRLLDFAERHGLAMRGHTLVWHRQVPAWLRQLEGRALERAMATHIQTVMGRYRGRLDSWDVVNEPIADDGTGLRSSFWLDQLGETYIARALELAHAADPSARLVINEYGLEGDAPKSARKRQRFLALLRDLRRRGVPLHAVGLQAHLHAHGGGPTTFDQLPAFLQAIADLDLDILITELDVNDRDLAAPVETRDQKVAAVYGAFLEAVLPQPRLKQLVSWGLSDRDTWLNSAFPRADGQPQRPLPFDADLRRKAATGVIEQSLRRSSGTP; encoded by the coding sequence ATGCGCCGCCGTCAGCTGCTCATGGCGCTGGCTCTTGGGGCGCTCAGCGCGCCGGTGCTCATGGGGCAAGCCGGGAGCGGTGCTCCAGCGCTGAACGACCTGGCCCGCGGAGCGGGGAGGCTCTGGGGCGCGGCTGTGAGCAGCGCCCAGCTCGATGATCCGAACCTCCGGCGCCTGCTGCTCGCTCAGGTCGGCCTGATCGTGGCCGAGAACGAGATGAAGTGGGAGACGCTGCAACCGCAGCCCGGGGTCTTCCGCTTCACGGCCGCGGATCGCCTGCTGGACTTCGCCGAGCGGCACGGGCTGGCGATGCGGGGCCACACCCTCGTGTGGCACCGGCAGGTGCCGGCCTGGCTGCGGCAGCTGGAGGGCCGGGCCCTGGAGCGTGCCATGGCCACGCACATCCAGACGGTGATGGGTCGCTACCGCGGCCGGCTCGACTCCTGGGATGTGGTCAACGAGCCGATCGCCGATGACGGCACCGGTCTGCGCTCCAGCTTCTGGCTCGACCAGCTGGGAGAGACCTACATCGCGCGGGCGCTGGAGCTGGCCCACGCCGCCGACCCGTCGGCCCGGCTGGTGATCAACGAGTACGGGCTGGAAGGCGATGCCCCGAAAAGCGCCCGCAAACGCCAACGCTTCCTCGCCCTGCTGCGGGACCTGCGCCGGCGCGGCGTGCCCCTGCACGCGGTCGGCCTTCAGGCGCACCTGCACGCCCATGGGGGCGGGCCCACCACCTTCGACCAGTTGCCGGCATTCCTTCAGGCGATCGCCGACCTGGACCTGGACATCCTGATCACCGAGCTCGATGTGAACGACCGCGACCTGGCCGCACCGGTGGAGACCCGTGATCAGAAGGTGGCGGCGGTCTACGGCGCCTTTCTGGAGGCTGTGCTGCCCCAGCCCCGCCTGAAGCAACTGGTGAGCTGGGGCCTGAGCGACCGCGACACCTGGCTGAACTCCGCCTTCCCGCGCGCCGACGGCCAACCGCAGAGGCCCCTGCCGTTCGATGCGGACCTGCGGCGGAAAGCGGCCACCGGGGTCATCGAGCAGTCGCTGCGGCGATCGTCCGGGACACCCTGA
- a CDS encoding HlyD family secretion protein, which produces MAHRSPSLTAAEPLQPADHAPPERLTIWVSRIGRSCLVCAVAGASDPPASEEGTGAGGSGAPPPPGPPSISAPSSRIPRSGNANLAIVLIALGLLATAAGIAVNFLSARSRDAVINAVPIHVSAPIEGVVERIDVQPGSLVQAGAVIARVRNPVAPRDAIKTLQTALQTATSRVTDLEEQEGLQQQRLTRLRSDREQQLALESERDRQEIRETEAALQRTGQALAFARRDAERQRFLFEQGAVAGNVVDRAYTEVEQRQHELDGLRSRRAAQNAVLRASEGNLSLRHNRSGFDPSVRLQEEELALNRLQGDLRTERRRVSGLREQLAVAEQEWSERHEWTVRSPRTAVVWDVLAQEGDRVNGLEPLLTLIDCERRWLTTTMTEHDLNEIGVGSKARVQLVGNRRRLRGEVVSIRSGIGRLQLGEEAIRPVPINLARESEVRVRLLNDWPAPPEEFCYVGSSARVVFGS; this is translated from the coding sequence ATGGCTCACCGATCCCCATCGCTGACGGCCGCCGAGCCCCTGCAGCCTGCAGACCACGCACCACCGGAGCGTCTCACGATCTGGGTGTCGCGCATCGGGCGCAGCTGCCTCGTCTGCGCCGTGGCCGGTGCCTCCGATCCGCCGGCGTCGGAGGAGGGAACCGGTGCAGGCGGCAGCGGTGCGCCCCCCCCGCCGGGACCGCCCAGCATCAGCGCTCCATCGAGCCGCATCCCACGCTCCGGCAACGCCAATCTGGCGATTGTGCTGATCGCACTCGGACTGCTGGCCACCGCGGCGGGCATCGCGGTCAACTTCCTCTCGGCCCGCTCCAGGGATGCCGTGATCAATGCCGTGCCGATTCATGTGTCGGCACCGATCGAGGGGGTGGTGGAACGCATCGACGTGCAGCCTGGCAGCCTCGTGCAGGCGGGCGCGGTGATCGCACGGGTTCGCAACCCGGTGGCTCCCCGCGATGCGATCAAGACCCTCCAGACCGCCCTCCAGACCGCGACCTCCCGGGTGACGGATCTGGAGGAGCAGGAAGGGCTTCAGCAGCAGCGGCTCACCAGGCTGCGCAGCGACCGGGAGCAACAGCTGGCGCTGGAGAGCGAGCGGGACCGGCAGGAGATCCGGGAGACGGAGGCGGCGCTACAGCGCACCGGCCAGGCGCTCGCCTTCGCCCGCCGGGATGCGGAGCGGCAGCGCTTTCTCTTCGAGCAGGGCGCCGTGGCCGGCAACGTCGTTGATCGCGCCTACACCGAGGTCGAGCAACGGCAGCACGAGCTGGATGGCCTCCGGTCCCGCCGCGCGGCCCAGAATGCGGTGCTGCGGGCATCGGAAGGCAACCTCTCCCTGCGGCACAACCGCAGCGGGTTCGATCCATCCGTGCGGCTTCAGGAGGAGGAGCTCGCCCTGAACCGTTTGCAGGGCGACCTGCGCACCGAGCGGCGACGGGTGAGCGGCCTGCGCGAGCAACTGGCCGTGGCGGAACAGGAATGGAGCGAACGCCACGAATGGACGGTGCGCAGCCCCAGAACGGCCGTGGTGTGGGACGTGCTCGCCCAGGAGGGCGACCGGGTCAACGGTCTCGAACCGCTCTTGACCCTGATCGACTGTGAGCGGCGCTGGCTCACCACCACCATGACGGAGCACGATCTCAACGAGATCGGGGTGGGCTCCAAGGCACGGGTCCAACTGGTGGGAAACCGGCGGCGACTGCGGGGTGAAGTGGTCTCGATTCGCTCGGGGATCGGGCGCCTGCAGCTGGGGGAGGAGGCGATCCGTCCTGTGCCGATCAACCTGGCCCGGGAGAGCGAGGTGAGGGTCCGCCTGCTGAACGACTGGCCCGCCCCGCCCGAGGAATTCTGTTATGTGGGCTCCTCGGCCCGTGTGGTGTTCGGGTCATGA
- a CDS encoding glycosyltransferase, whose translation MKILRPERAGGGPKRLAPWAWNLLMISIIALAGALLFANLRVSLVAPGLLNPLQMRQLPEAMQVQEPWRDVLLPLTASAAACLAASFLPHRTWAHLLVSSLLALVSTRYFIWRATTINTAHPVSFAFSLVFFLCEATYLISLLLQFYPSLFFRPGQRRREADTLRPWLDAHAPSVDIFIPTYNEAERLIRRCVLACRNIEYANKTIHILDDGHRSSIARLAEELGVHYLSRPDNRDRKAGNLNHALAHTSGELIAVFDCDFIPFARFLERTAGFFSDASVALVQTPQHYFNADFHNRNLGVDVVLPGDMDYFFHYVQVLRDRFNCVICCGTSCVVRRAALEQIGGYVTHCIVEDSQTGTRLLTRGWRIVYIDEILSLGEVPRTFRDYLEQRLRWLQGNVQIFCSPREMPIWNSLDRWQTASYVTLLISLFTPLFRAVYIVFPLLSLLAGFTLIAAPPIEYISYGLPFILMHYVLGYWQTDGHYFQYWTEVYEALFCFPALMRLVRLIRDPFRRLGSLVTNKSVNHSEQTVDLPLALPFLVYLALFALALLSRYGVPLLDVRWYRSPFEGEALMLAWNFYNALLMGVCLLACVDKPVRRRTDRFPLELISCLELDGREFWGVTGDVSEEGAGLLLTTSGPSSQGGKGILRVPQYDLRLPVQLMRITLQDGYPLLGLRFLLAEQQAEAAMIRLIYGESSWFQKLPRISFLDSLFVLLGSVFRAEPIVQRY comes from the coding sequence ATGAAGATCCTGCGTCCCGAACGCGCGGGGGGCGGCCCAAAACGCCTGGCCCCCTGGGCCTGGAATCTGCTGATGATCTCGATCATCGCCCTGGCCGGTGCCCTGCTCTTCGCCAACCTGCGCGTCTCCCTGGTGGCCCCGGGGCTCCTGAATCCCCTGCAGATGCGCCAGTTGCCGGAGGCGATGCAGGTGCAGGAGCCCTGGCGCGATGTGCTGCTGCCGCTGACCGCCAGTGCGGCGGCCTGCCTGGCCGCCTCGTTCCTGCCCCACAGAACCTGGGCCCATCTGCTGGTGTCCTCCCTGCTGGCGCTGGTGTCGACGCGCTACTTCATCTGGCGTGCCACCACGATCAACACCGCGCATCCTGTCAGCTTCGCCTTCAGCCTGGTGTTCTTTCTCTGTGAAGCCACCTACCTGATTTCACTCCTGCTTCAGTTCTATCCCTCCCTGTTCTTCCGGCCGGGCCAAAGACGCCGCGAGGCCGACACCCTTCGACCCTGGCTGGACGCGCATGCCCCCAGCGTGGACATCTTCATCCCCACGTACAACGAAGCCGAGCGACTCATTCGCCGCTGTGTGCTCGCCTGCAGGAACATCGAGTATGCGAACAAGACCATCCACATTCTCGACGACGGCCATCGCAGCAGCATCGCGCGCCTGGCCGAGGAGCTTGGCGTGCACTATCTCAGCCGGCCGGACAACCGGGATCGCAAGGCCGGCAACCTGAATCACGCCCTGGCCCACACCAGCGGTGAATTGATCGCCGTGTTTGATTGCGACTTCATCCCCTTCGCCCGCTTCCTGGAGCGAACAGCGGGATTCTTCTCCGACGCCAGCGTCGCCCTGGTTCAGACCCCACAGCACTATTTCAACGCCGACTTTCACAACCGCAACCTCGGTGTCGACGTGGTGCTGCCGGGCGACATGGATTACTTCTTTCACTATGTGCAAGTCCTGCGCGACCGCTTCAACTGCGTCATCTGCTGCGGCACATCCTGCGTGGTGCGCCGAGCCGCCCTGGAGCAGATCGGCGGCTACGTGACCCATTGCATCGTGGAGGACAGCCAGACCGGAACGCGGCTGCTCACACGCGGTTGGCGCATCGTCTACATCGATGAGATTCTCAGCCTCGGGGAGGTGCCCCGCACCTTTCGCGATTACCTCGAGCAGCGCCTGAGGTGGCTGCAGGGAAACGTGCAGATCTTCTGCTCTCCCAGAGAGATGCCCATCTGGAACAGCCTCGACCGCTGGCAGACAGCGAGCTACGTCACCCTCCTGATCAGCCTGTTCACGCCCTTGTTCAGAGCCGTGTACATCGTCTTTCCCCTGCTCTCGCTCCTGGCCGGTTTCACCCTGATCGCTGCGCCACCGATTGAATACATCTCCTACGGCCTCCCGTTCATTCTGATGCATTACGTGCTGGGGTACTGGCAGACGGATGGCCACTATTTCCAGTACTGGACCGAAGTCTATGAAGCGCTGTTCTGCTTTCCGGCTCTGATGCGACTGGTGCGCCTGATTCGCGATCCCTTTCGCAGGCTCGGCAGTCTGGTGACGAACAAGAGCGTCAATCACAGCGAACAGACGGTGGACCTGCCTCTGGCTCTTCCGTTCCTGGTTTACCTGGCGCTCTTCGCGCTCGCCCTGCTCAGCCGCTACGGCGTGCCCCTGCTGGACGTGCGTTGGTACCGCTCGCCGTTCGAGGGGGAAGCACTGATGCTGGCGTGGAACTTTTACAACGCTCTGCTGATGGGGGTGTGCCTGCTCGCCTGCGTGGACAAACCCGTGCGTCGGCGCACGGATCGGTTCCCGCTTGAGCTGATCTCCTGCCTCGAGCTCGACGGCCGCGAGTTCTGGGGGGTCACCGGCGATGTCTCCGAGGAGGGGGCCGGTCTGCTGCTCACCACCTCGGGGCCCTCCAGCCAGGGCGGCAAAGGCATCCTGCGGGTGCCGCAGTACGACCTGCGCCTGCCAGTGCAGTTGATGCGCATCACCCTTCAGGACGGCTACCCCCTGCTGGGACTGCGCTTCCTGCTGGCTGAGCAGCAGGCGGAGGCCGCCATGATCCGCCTGATCTACGGCGAGAGCTCCTGGTTCCAGAAACTGCCCCGGATCAGTTTTCTCGATTCCCTGTTCGTGCTCCTGGGCAGCGTGTTTCGAGCCGAGCCGATCGTGCAGCGCTATTAA
- a CDS encoding phosphatase PAP2 family protein codes for MHRRGERGAWDAPVRAAALAGLLVTVSLGSAGIGPVAAGRADPLPAEVVSGTAAAAGLTVPVAPLQQRIGPPPAAGSEALARDLAILRWLQERRTPAGVARSWSLLGRDLSRFDAAVGASLRRSAPTVLRDLPAFLALFDGAKTRIKNKVGRRRPFLDHDDLRPCLPLERSLSYPSGHATWYWGAALLLADLLPERRERLLTVAEHAATARPTCGLHYPSDVEAGQRLAAAVAGIVLASPTWQSWKEGVAAEREALLIPPPAGLPPLGF; via the coding sequence ATGCACCGTCGGGGCGAGAGGGGCGCATGGGATGCACCGGTCCGCGCTGCGGCCCTGGCCGGCCTGCTGGTCACGGTCAGTCTGGGCTCCGCCGGGATCGGGCCAGTGGCCGCCGGCCGGGCCGATCCCCTGCCGGCCGAGGTGGTGAGCGGCACGGCGGCGGCGGCCGGTCTGACCGTGCCGGTGGCCCCGTTGCAGCAGCGCATCGGCCCGCCACCGGCTGCCGGCAGCGAGGCGCTGGCACGGGATCTGGCCATCCTGCGCTGGCTGCAGGAGCGGCGGACCCCGGCGGGTGTGGCCCGCAGCTGGAGCCTGCTGGGCCGGGATCTCAGTCGTTTCGATGCCGCCGTGGGCGCGAGCCTGCGCCGCAGCGCTCCGACCGTGCTGCGGGATCTGCCGGCCTTTCTGGCCCTGTTCGACGGCGCCAAGACCCGGATCAAGAACAAGGTGGGCCGGCGGCGCCCCTTCCTCGATCATGATGATCTGAGGCCCTGCCTGCCGCTGGAGCGGAGCCTGTCCTATCCCAGCGGCCACGCCACCTGGTACTGGGGGGCGGCGCTGCTGCTGGCCGACCTGCTGCCGGAGCGGCGAGAGCGGCTGCTCACGGTGGCGGAACACGCCGCCACGGCCCGCCCCACCTGCGGTCTGCACTACCCCTCGGATGTGGAGGCGGGCCAGCGCCTGGCCGCCGCCGTGGCCGGCATCGTGCTGGCGAGCCCGACCTGGCAGAGCTGGAAGGAGGGTGTGGCCGCGGAGCGGGAGGCTCTGCTGATCCCGCCGCCGGCGGGGTTGCCGCCGCTGGGGTTCTGA
- the rnc gene encoding ribonuclease III has product MADPEPISTRRRRELQRFLAQLAPDGGIEAGDLAPVDEALTHTSAGLPRNHERLEFLGDAVLRLAAAEYLQRQHPQLSVGQHSALRSLLVSDAWLADLGERCGIEQVLRVGRRTSHDRSARRTLRAEATEALIGALYVSRGSLEPIHRWLTPHWQRSSAAILADRHGCNWKSALQEWSQGRGLGLPRYDCRDEGSGHADPQRFQCRVHLEGRELGQGRGGSRRAAEQDAARMALDRIDQTAEDGSSGAPQRSQ; this is encoded by the coding sequence ATGGCCGATCCCGAGCCGATCTCCACGCGCCGCCGCCGGGAGCTGCAGCGCTTCCTCGCCCAGCTGGCACCCGATGGCGGCATCGAAGCCGGGGATCTGGCCCCCGTCGATGAGGCCCTGACCCACACCTCGGCCGGACTGCCGCGCAACCATGAACGGCTGGAGTTCCTCGGCGATGCGGTGCTGCGCCTGGCGGCGGCCGAATACCTGCAGCGCCAGCATCCGCAGCTGAGCGTGGGTCAGCACTCAGCTCTGCGCTCGCTGCTGGTGAGCGATGCCTGGCTGGCCGATCTGGGTGAGCGCTGCGGCATCGAGCAGGTGCTGCGGGTGGGGCGGCGCACCTCGCACGACCGATCAGCCCGCCGGACCCTGCGGGCCGAGGCCACCGAAGCCCTGATCGGGGCTCTCTACGTGAGCCGCGGCAGCCTCGAGCCCATCCATCGCTGGCTCACACCCCACTGGCAGCGGAGCAGCGCCGCGATCCTGGCGGATCGGCACGGCTGCAACTGGAAATCAGCCCTGCAGGAGTGGAGCCAGGGTCGCGGTCTGGGCCTGCCCCGTTACGACTGCCGCGACGAGGGCAGCGGCCATGCCGACCCGCAGCGCTTCCAGTGCCGGGTGCATCTCGAGGGCCGGGAGCTGGGTCAGGGACGGGGCGGCTCCCGCCGGGCTGCCGAACAGGATGCGGCCCGGATGGCGCTGGACCGGATCGATCAGACCGCGGAGGACGGGTCGAGCGGTGCGCCGCAGCGGTCGCAGTGA
- a CDS encoding ion transporter, with amino-acid sequence MSAPGPAPVPEGRPSRAWLLRLRRTVLEADTPAGRLYNLTVFGAILLSVLLLLFDGHPLEPAEVRVLELMEEVTLAVFVADFLLHLLVSVRPLQYLFSFYGLIDFMAVLFFFVPQINSGLLLWVFKFGRVLRVFKLLRFMDEATTLANALRASARRIVVFIFFVVILQVVLGYAMVAIESVHPETQFTSVAQGVYWAIVTMTTVGYGDFVPQTSLGRVLAAVVMMLGFGIIAIPTGIVTYEGLRQTALDSRTCGRCGRYGHRPDARHCDRCGAPLDPSSAV; translated from the coding sequence ATGAGCGCTCCTGGGCCTGCGCCGGTCCCGGAGGGGCGGCCGTCGCGTGCCTGGCTGCTGCGCCTGCGCCGCACGGTGCTGGAGGCCGACACCCCCGCGGGCCGTCTCTACAACCTGACGGTCTTCGGGGCGATCCTGCTCAGCGTTCTGCTGCTGCTCTTCGACGGACACCCGCTCGAGCCGGCGGAGGTGCGGGTTCTCGAGCTGATGGAGGAGGTCACCCTCGCGGTGTTCGTGGCCGACTTCCTGTTGCACCTGCTGGTGTCCGTGCGGCCCCTGCAGTACCTGTTCAGTTTCTACGGCCTGATCGATTTCATGGCCGTTCTGTTCTTCTTCGTTCCCCAGATCAACAGCGGCCTGCTGCTGTGGGTCTTCAAGTTCGGGCGGGTGCTGCGGGTGTTCAAGCTGCTCCGCTTCATGGACGAGGCCACCACCCTGGCCAATGCGCTGCGGGCCAGCGCCAGGCGGATCGTGGTGTTCATCTTCTTCGTCGTGATCCTGCAAGTGGTGCTGGGCTACGCGATGGTGGCGATCGAGAGCGTGCACCCCGAGACCCAGTTCACCAGCGTCGCCCAGGGGGTGTACTGGGCGATCGTGACCATGACCACCGTGGGGTACGGCGACTTCGTGCCCCAGACCTCCCTCGGCCGCGTGCTGGCGGCGGTGGTGATGATGCTGGGCTTCGGGATCATCGCCATCCCCACCGGCATCGTCACCTACGAGGGACTGCGCCAGACCGCACTCGACTCACGCACCTGCGGCCGCTGCGGCCGCTACGGACACCGCCCGGACGCCCGTCACTGCGACCGCTGCGGCGCACCGCTCGACCCGTCCTCCGCGGTCTGA
- a CDS encoding NAD(P)H dehydrogenase subunit NdhS, giving the protein MATSPLPILPGSTVVVSDPCSIYRGYTGFVQRISGDRAAVLFEGGNWDKLVTLPLRHLTQA; this is encoded by the coding sequence ATGGCCACGTCCCCACTGCCCATCCTGCCCGGGTCCACCGTGGTGGTGAGCGACCCCTGCTCGATCTACCGGGGCTACACCGGTTTCGTGCAGCGCATCAGCGGCGACCGCGCCGCCGTGCTGTTCGAGGGAGGGAACTGGGACAAGCTGGTGACCCTGCCGCTGCGCCATCTGACGCAGGCCTGA
- the rimM gene encoding ribosome maturation factor RimM (Essential for efficient processing of 16S rRNA), with protein sequence MEALSAPQGDPDEESWLVVGRIVAAHGLRGELRVNPSSDFPERFTRPGPRWLRTGRQPAEAVTLTAGRPLPGKRLFVVRLEGIRDRTGAESLVGRELLVPADQRPELAEGEFHRLDLLNLEVRLLPDGTAIGRVSDLLGSGQSLLEVALEREGTSRRVLVPFVDAIVPEVRPDEGWIGIDPPPGLLEL encoded by the coding sequence ATGGAGGCATTATCGGCGCCGCAGGGCGATCCGGACGAGGAGTCCTGGCTGGTGGTGGGGCGCATCGTGGCCGCCCATGGGCTCCGGGGCGAGCTGCGCGTCAATCCCAGCAGTGACTTTCCCGAGCGCTTCACCCGCCCCGGCCCCCGCTGGCTGCGGACGGGACGGCAGCCGGCGGAGGCCGTGACCCTGACGGCGGGCCGGCCCCTGCCGGGCAAGCGCCTCTTCGTGGTGCGGCTGGAGGGAATCCGGGACCGAACGGGCGCAGAGTCCCTGGTGGGGCGGGAGCTGCTGGTGCCGGCCGACCAGCGTCCCGAGCTGGCGGAGGGCGAATTCCACCGCCTCGACCTGCTGAATCTGGAGGTGCGGCTGCTGCCCGACGGAACCGCGATCGGGCGGGTGAGCGATCTGCTGGGCAGCGGTCAGTCGCTGCTGGAGGTGGCCCTTGAGCGGGAGGGCACGAGCCGGCGCGTGCTGGTCCCGTTTGTGGACGCCATCGTGCCGGAGGTGCGACCGGACGAGGGATGGATCGGCATCGATCCACCTCCGGGTCTGCTCGAGCTTTGA